Proteins encoded together in one Parcubacteria group bacterium window:
- a CDS encoding thiamine pyrophosphate-dependent enzyme: MIGSAHIKNNFTVPQSVECQWCPGCGNFPILQTIKNVLQEKNLAPQDVTFVSGVGQAAKLPQYINCNYFNGLHGRALPVATGVKIANPTQTVIVTSGDGDVYGEGGNHLIHAIRRNPDITVIVHNNMIYGLTKGQASPTTEEGTVTPTQPYGVIDMPINPIALAISLDAPFVARASVGDPQKMQAIIAQAIDHKGFSLVDLFQPCVVFNKINTYQWFKEHTYYMEDDRDVTDRVDAFRRATETDRLPLGVFYAHAKRKTFEERVDFYKKDQRPMYLRGSNCVLRSALVASQK; encoded by the coding sequence ATGATCGGATCGGCACATATCAAAAATAATTTTACAGTTCCACAATCCGTGGAATGCCAGTGGTGTCCGGGATGTGGTAATTTTCCTATTTTGCAAACGATCAAAAATGTTTTGCAAGAAAAAAATCTTGCGCCACAAGATGTGACATTCGTATCAGGCGTCGGGCAGGCTGCAAAATTACCGCAATATATCAATTGTAATTATTTCAATGGACTGCATGGACGCGCGTTGCCTGTTGCGACCGGGGTTAAAATTGCAAATCCAACGCAAACGGTGATCGTTACCAGTGGGGATGGGGATGTCTATGGCGAGGGAGGTAATCACCTCATCCATGCGATCCGTCGCAATCCTGATATTACCGTCATCGTCCACAATAATATGATCTATGGTCTGACAAAAGGGCAAGCGTCACCGACTACAGAGGAAGGCACAGTCACACCAACACAACCATACGGTGTGATCGATATGCCGATCAATCCGATCGCTCTGGCAATTTCTCTTGACGCACCGTTTGTGGCGCGCGCAAGTGTCGGTGATCCACAAAAAATGCAAGCGATCATCGCGCAAGCGATCGATCACAAGGGATTTTCTTTGGTGGATCTATTCCAGCCATGTGTTGTTTTCAACAAGATCAATACCTATCAATGGTTCAAAGAGCATACGTATTATATGGAAGATGATCGTGATGTGACTGATCGGGTGGATGCATTTCGTCGTGCAACAGAAACGGATCGATTGCCACTGGGTGTCTTTTATGCGCACGCAAAACGAAAGACATTTGAAGAACGTGTCGATTTTTACAAAAAAGATCAACGACCGATGTATCTGCGCGGTTCAAACTGTGTACTCCGCAGTGCGCTGGTCGCTTCTCAAAAGTAG